A DNA window from Candidatus Cloacimonadota bacterium contains the following coding sequences:
- a CDS encoding SpoIID/LytB domain-containing protein, with translation MRTALIFKVALALCLALSLTGLAAAEYRNGQLYIEVLLCSGASIELEAESSAATKVVVSERESPLSLGIDTPIRISLDNSATLSSWSWLESSRPWDTDSNGVLRESFAWEDSSLVIKRENLVYSEHSFADKATALRFAREAGVSEEKVQGIPLLHATVRVTGAKGAARYLETPLHLSSADPLCLNGDELGFSGEFLLKCVEGRLVLTHLLPLEDYVAGVIANEIGSKAPLEAMKAQAVAARTHAVSLLLSNSHKKDGYDLCNATHCQVYKGKYRQNETVRLAASSTAGEILTREGRIADATYHSCCGGRTDSSKAIWDGAPLPHLGGVLCDEAAAGLNLADEADARRWILEETAEKGNSAWKASALAWSRQLKRRELAKNVGLADIDHLVINRRGASGRITDITFHGEKAVRLTSEYRIRQAFGGAKSSFFYIEGGFVTTDNGGGGIYPSETLSIKGRGSGHGVGMCQVGALRMARAGDDHLQILSHYYPGTEISTQWMQHE, from the coding sequence ATGAGAACTGCCCTGATATTTAAAGTGGCGCTTGCTTTGTGCCTGGCTTTATCGCTGACAGGCTTGGCCGCTGCTGAGTACCGGAATGGACAATTATACATCGAGGTGCTGCTCTGTTCCGGGGCAAGCATCGAATTGGAAGCCGAAAGCAGTGCAGCCACCAAAGTGGTTGTATCAGAAAGGGAATCACCCCTCTCACTCGGTATCGATACCCCCATCAGGATCAGCCTGGATAACTCAGCCACGCTATCCAGTTGGAGCTGGCTGGAGAGCAGCAGACCATGGGACACTGATTCCAACGGAGTTTTGAGGGAAAGCTTTGCCTGGGAGGATTCCAGCCTGGTGATCAAGCGGGAAAACCTGGTCTATTCAGAACACAGTTTCGCGGACAAAGCGACGGCGCTGAGATTCGCCCGGGAAGCCGGAGTCAGCGAGGAGAAGGTTCAGGGCATACCCTTGCTTCATGCCACGGTCCGGGTCACAGGCGCCAAAGGGGCTGCCCGGTATCTGGAAACACCGCTGCATCTCAGTTCCGCGGACCCCCTCTGCCTTAATGGGGATGAGTTGGGCTTCAGCGGAGAATTCCTGCTGAAATGCGTGGAGGGCAGGCTGGTGCTAACGCATCTGCTTCCTCTGGAAGATTACGTGGCCGGGGTGATCGCCAACGAGATCGGCAGCAAGGCGCCTCTGGAGGCAATGAAAGCCCAGGCGGTGGCGGCCAGGACCCACGCCGTGAGCCTGCTTCTGAGCAACAGCCATAAAAAAGACGGCTACGATCTCTGTAACGCCACCCACTGCCAGGTTTACAAAGGCAAATACAGGCAGAATGAGACAGTCCGCCTAGCCGCCAGTTCAACTGCAGGCGAGATTCTGACCCGTGAAGGCCGCATCGCCGACGCCACCTACCACAGCTGCTGCGGCGGCAGAACCGACTCCTCCAAAGCCATCTGGGACGGGGCTCCCCTACCTCACCTCGGCGGAGTGCTGTGCGATGAGGCGGCCGCGGGTTTGAACCTTGCCGATGAAGCGGACGCGAGGCGCTGGATCCTGGAGGAAACAGCCGAAAAAGGCAACAGCGCCTGGAAAGCTTCGGCTCTGGCCTGGAGCAGACAACTGAAGCGGAGAGAACTGGCCAAAAACGTGGGACTGGCTGACATCGACCATCTCGTAATCAACCGCCGCGGAGCTTCCGGGCGGATCACAGACATCACCTTTCACGGTGAGAAAGCTGTGCGACTGACCAGCGAATACAGAATCCGTCAGGCTTTTGGCGGTGCTAAATCATCCTTTTTCTACATTGAGGGCGGTTTCGTGACAACAGACAACGGCGGGGGGGGGATCTATCCCTCGGAAACCCTCTCCATCAAAGGCCGGGGCTCGGGACACGGCGTGGGAATGTGCCAGGTGGGGGCTTTGAGGATGGCCCGGGCCGG